The following are encoded together in the Tetrapisispora phaffii CBS 4417 chromosome 5, complete genome genome:
- the TPHA0E01200 gene encoding uncharacterized protein (similar to Saccharomyces cerevisiae SSZ1 (YHR064C); ancestral locus Anc_5.335) — protein sequence MSSPIIGISFGNTSSSIAYINPKNDVDVIANPDGERSIPSVLSYVGEDEYHGGQALQQLVRKTLKTLIVNFRDFIGLPFSECDASRCESGAQLWMSSGKAGFVISRGEGKEETISVDEVVSRHLNRLKLAAEDYIGTTISQAVLTVPTNFTDEQKAALKASAAAVGLNIVQFINEPSSSLLAHVEQYKFEDDVNVVVADFGGVRSDAAVIAIRGGIFTILATEHDKKLGGENLDAELVEYFAQDFQKKNQANPRKNARSLAKLKANASITKKTLSNATSATISIDSLADGFDYHFSINRMRYELVTNKVFSKFSAFIESVIAKAGLDLLDINAVLLTGGVAFTPKLSSNLEFLFPESVEILGPQNANATNYPNELSSSGAALQAGLLSAYDADELAEALQPIVINTPHLPKAIGLAGANGDFLPVFLPETSFPVQKKVVLKAATGDLLVGVYEGESFIEEKTVEPTPVEQDEDDSEEWSDEEPEVVREKHYKLGNKLIELGVKGVSKGVEIIFNIDKDGKLRVVAKDLKSGSTVKGEL from the coding sequence atgtCCTCTCCAATTATTGGTATTTCTTTCGGTAACACTTCATCTTCTATCGCTTATATTAACCCAAAAAACGATGTCGATGTGATTGCTAACCCAGATGGTGAACGTTCTATCCCATCTGTGCTATCATACGTTGGTGAAGATGAATACCATGGTGGTCAAGCTCTACAACAGTTAGTCAGAAAAACCCTAAAAACACTAATTGTCAATTTCCGTGATTTCATTGGTTTACCATTTTCTGAATGTGATGCTTCTAGATGTGAAAGCGGTGCTCAGTTGTGGATGTCAAGTGGTAAGGCTGGTTTCGTTATCTCCAGAGGTGAAGGTAAGGAAGAAACTATCTCCGTTGATGAAGTTGTTTCTAGACATTTAAACCGACTGAAATTAGCTGCCGAAGATTACATTGGTACTACTATCTCTCAAGCAGTTTTAACAGTTCCAACTAACTTTACCGATGAACAAAAGGCTGCTTTAAAGGCTTCAGCTGCCGCCGTTGGATTAAACATTgttcaatttatcaatgaaccatcttcttctcttttaGCTCATGTTGAACAATACAAATTTGAAGACGATGTCAacgttgttgttgctgaTTTTGGTGGTGTCAGATCCGATGCTGCTGTAATTGCTATCCGTGGTGGTATCTTTACCATTTTAGCAACTGAAcatgataaaaaattaggTGGTGAAAACTTGGATGCTGAATTAGTCGAGTACTTTGCCCAAGACttccaaaagaaaaacCAAGCCAACCCAAGAAAGAATGCTAGATCTTTGGCTAAATTAAAGGCCAATGCTTCTATCACTAAGAAGACTTTATCTAATGCTACTTCTGCTACTATCTCTATTGATTCTCTAGCAGATGGTTTCGATTACCATTTCTCCATCAACAGAATGAGATATGAATTAGTCACCAACAAGGTTTTCAGTAAATTTTCTGCCTTCATTGAATCTGTCATCGCTAAAGCCGGTTTAGACTTATTAGATATCAATGCTGTTTTATTAACCGGTGGTGTCGCATTCACTCCAAAGTTATCTTCTAACCtagaatttttatttccGGAATCTGTTGAAATTTTAGGCCCTCAAAACGCCAACGCAACTAACTATCCAAATGAATTATCATCTTCTGGTGCTGCTCTACAAGCTGGACTATTAAGCGCATACGACGCCGATGAACTAGCTGAAGCTTTACAACCAATTGTCATCAACACTCCACATTTACCAAAAGCTATCGGTTTAGCTGGTGCCAATGGAGATTTCTTACCAGTCTTCTTACCAGAAACCTCATTCCCAGTTCAAAAGAAAGTTGTCTTAAAGGCTGCCACTGGTGACTTGTTAGTTGGCGTGTATGAAGGTGAGTCTTTCATTGAAGAGAAGACCGTTGAACCAACCCCAGTTGAacaagatgaagatgacaGTGAAGAATGGTCTGATGAAGAACCAGAAGTTGTCAGAGAAAAACATTATAAATTAGGTAACAA